The following proteins are co-located in the Sporosarcina pasteurii genome:
- a CDS encoding thiamine phosphate synthase: MMKLIAVTNDRMSIDELIQTLLAIEPYIDAVILREKSKTDTEILKLIQKLKEVNFNVKKMIVHGKPTIANTEQIDKVQLPGGLPLPDLMRQYPALLFGKSVHSLEEAIVAEADGAESVLYGHLFKTNSKPGLQPRGTDDLRRIVSSLTIPVYAIGGIRPSHIERLREVGIAGVAIMSTIFESEHPKNIAKEYYDAIHT; the protein is encoded by the coding sequence AGTGACGAATGACCGTATGTCGATAGATGAATTAATTCAAACATTACTAGCGATTGAACCGTATATTGACGCAGTTATTTTAAGAGAAAAGTCGAAAACGGATACAGAGATCTTGAAATTAATTCAAAAGCTTAAGGAAGTAAATTTTAACGTAAAGAAAATGATTGTCCACGGAAAACCTACTATTGCAAATACCGAACAAATTGATAAAGTACAACTGCCAGGCGGATTACCACTTCCTGATTTAATGCGGCAGTATCCAGCGCTATTATTCGGAAAATCCGTCCACTCACTTGAAGAAGCGATAGTTGCTGAGGCGGATGGCGCAGAGTCTGTGTTATATGGTCATTTGTTTAAAACAAATTCAAAGCCTGGATTGCAACCACGCGGAACCGATGACTTGCGGCGAATTGTTTCATCGCTAACCATTCCTGTCTACGCGATTGGCGGCATTCGACCAAGTCATATCGAACGATTAAGAGAAGTAGGGATTGCAGGCGTGGCGATAATGTCTACTATATTTGAAAGCGAACATCCGAAAAACATCGCCAAAGAGTATTATGATGCCATTCATACATAG
- a CDS encoding ThiF family adenylyltransferase has protein sequence MNSRYSRQELFAPIGIEGQKRISAANIFILGAGALGSSSGEMLVRAGVKRVTIVDRDIIDWTNLHRQQLYTEQDVIDQLPKAVAAEKRLKSINGDVDVSGMVVDVTAENVLELIEGHDVILDATDNIETRLLMNDAALKRGVPFFMGACVGSYGLTFPIGIKEEQPCLHCLLETLPPQSLTCDTVGVISPIVVTTAARQVADVLKYITGNEFMPKLESANLWTGERSSMNVESLKKDNCPSCSAESVYPYLSARESTRFAVLCGRDTVQLSWPPNRRVELKTFVNSVEPIVQKLIHNPHLAAFEFDSHRIVLFRDGRMLIHGTKNIAEARMIAAKLLG, from the coding sequence TTGAATAGCCGTTATTCACGACAAGAACTGTTCGCACCGATTGGGATAGAAGGACAAAAACGAATTAGCGCAGCAAATATCTTTATTCTCGGGGCTGGCGCACTTGGTTCTTCCTCTGGAGAAATGTTGGTACGCGCTGGCGTTAAGCGTGTGACCATTGTTGACCGAGATATCATTGATTGGACCAATTTGCACCGTCAACAACTGTATACAGAACAAGACGTTATCGATCAATTGCCGAAAGCAGTGGCAGCGGAGAAACGTTTGAAAAGCATTAATGGGGATGTGGATGTATCAGGAATGGTCGTTGATGTGACAGCTGAAAATGTACTCGAGTTAATTGAAGGACATGACGTGATTTTGGATGCAACCGATAATATTGAAACGCGGTTGCTTATGAATGACGCTGCATTAAAACGCGGCGTCCCCTTTTTCATGGGGGCCTGCGTAGGCAGTTACGGATTAACTTTCCCGATTGGCATAAAAGAAGAGCAACCGTGCTTACATTGTTTACTTGAAACATTACCACCTCAGTCATTAACTTGCGATACGGTCGGTGTCATTAGTCCAATCGTCGTCACAACTGCTGCCCGCCAAGTTGCAGATGTACTTAAATACATTACGGGCAATGAATTTATGCCGAAACTTGAATCTGCAAATTTATGGACAGGTGAAAGGTCATCGATGAATGTCGAAAGCTTGAAAAAAGACAATTGCCCAAGCTGCTCTGCTGAATCGGTATACCCCTATTTATCGGCCCGTGAATCTACTCGTTTTGCGGTGCTCTGCGGACGTGATACCGTTCAACTATCGTGGCCGCCAAACCGCCGTGTCGAATTAAAAACATTCGTGAATTCCGTCGAACCTATTGTGCAGAAACTCATCCACAATCCACATCTTGCTGCCTTTGAATTCGATAGTCACCGCATCGTCTTGTTCCGCGATGGACGAATGCTGATTCACGGAACGAAAAACATTGCCGAAGCCCGAATGATTGCAGCGAAATTGTTAGGATAA
- a CDS encoding LysE/ArgO family amino acid transporter gives MVEAIIHGVILAFGLIIPLGAQNVFVFNQGALQPKFRKALPVVITAGISDTILIVAAVSGVSLLILTFSWLENIIFSIGIIFLLYMGVVLWRTKVSTNDLEGQSFSMKRQILFAASVSLLNPHALLDTIGVIGTNSLSYIGDAKIAFTLTTIFVSWIWFIGLALSGRYFGKLDKSGKLMTLLNKVSALVVFGVAVYMALKLYSNLA, from the coding sequence TTGGTTGAGGCAATTATCCACGGCGTTATTTTAGCATTCGGCTTAATTATTCCACTAGGGGCTCAAAATGTATTTGTGTTCAATCAGGGGGCTTTGCAACCAAAGTTTAGAAAAGCATTGCCTGTCGTGATTACAGCGGGCATCAGCGATACGATTTTAATTGTAGCAGCAGTATCAGGGGTTTCTTTACTAATTTTAACGTTCAGTTGGTTGGAAAATATTATATTCTCGATAGGGATTATTTTTTTATTATATATGGGTGTAGTATTGTGGCGGACAAAAGTTTCCACGAACGATTTAGAGGGCCAATCTTTTTCAATGAAAAGACAAATCCTATTTGCGGCATCCGTTTCACTTTTAAATCCACACGCTTTATTAGATACGATCGGTGTCATTGGGACGAATTCTTTAAGCTACATAGGGGATGCTAAAATTGCTTTTACCCTTACGACCATCTTTGTTTCGTGGATTTGGTTTATTGGGCTTGCCCTGTCGGGACGGTACTTCGGAAAACTGGATAAGAGCGGAAAGCTAATGACCTTGTTAAATAAAGTATCCGCCCTTGTCGTTTTTGGCGTTGCCGTGTATATGGCTTTGAAGCTTTATAGTAATTTGGCTTAA
- a CDS encoding thiazole synthase: MLKIGNHSFSSRLLLGTGKYPSFETQKEAVRVSEAEILTFAVRRMNVFEPSQPNFLEQLDLSKYTLLPNTAGAKTAEEAVRIAKLAKASGLCDMVKVEIIGCDHSLLPDPVETLRATEMLLDEGFIVLPYTSDDVVLARRLCEMGVNAIMPGAAPIGSGRGILNPLNLSFIIEQSEVPVIIDAGIGSPKDAAYAMELGADAVLLNTAVSEAKDPVKMAEAMKLAIEAGRLGFEAGRMPERDYAVASSPMEGLLPN, encoded by the coding sequence ATGCTTAAAATAGGAAATCATTCATTTTCATCGAGATTATTGTTAGGGACTGGTAAATACCCATCATTTGAAACTCAAAAAGAAGCTGTTCGTGTTTCTGAAGCAGAAATTTTAACATTCGCAGTCCGTCGAATGAACGTTTTTGAACCATCACAACCAAATTTCTTAGAACAACTTGATTTATCAAAATATACTTTGCTTCCAAATACCGCTGGTGCAAAAACAGCTGAGGAAGCTGTACGTATCGCAAAACTGGCAAAGGCATCTGGTTTATGTGACATGGTTAAGGTAGAAATTATTGGCTGTGACCACTCCTTGTTGCCAGACCCAGTTGAAACGTTACGTGCCACAGAAATGTTATTGGATGAAGGTTTTATCGTACTTCCCTATACATCTGATGACGTTGTACTTGCCCGCAGATTATGTGAAATGGGTGTCAATGCCATCATGCCGGGTGCAGCGCCTATCGGATCAGGTCGCGGCATATTAAACCCACTGAATTTGTCCTTTATTATCGAACAGTCGGAAGTCCCTGTCATTATTGATGCTGGCATTGGTTCTCCAAAAGATGCAGCCTATGCGATGGAACTCGGCGCGGATGCTGTTTTATTAAACACGGCCGTGTCCGAAGCAAAGGACCCAGTGAAAATGGCAGAAGCGATGAAACTTGCCATTGAAGCGGGACGACTTGGTTTTGAGGCTGGACGGATGCCTGAACGTGACTACGCAGTAGCTAGCAGTCCGATGGAAGGACTCTTGCCAAATTGA
- a CDS encoding YitT family protein, producing the protein MFFIEAKRIAVVIFGSFLLAISLNFFLINANVYASGFAGAAQLTSSVFEDFLGMHVSTGILLFLFNIPVFILGWYKVGKGFTIYSIVSVICATFFLEILPIISVSNDIILNTVVGGVVSGIGIGLSLKWGASTGGMDIVAMVLSRLQDKPIGIYFLVLNGVIIVLAGFLYEPENALYTLIALYVTTAVIDAIHTRHEKVTAMIITRKADELQCAIHEKMVRGITILPAKGAYTKEENNMLYLVITRYELYDLEKIIAEVDPNAFTNIVQTVGIFGYFRREGEEVV; encoded by the coding sequence ATGTTTTTTATAGAAGCAAAAAGAATAGCTGTCGTGATTTTCGGCTCATTTTTACTTGCCATTTCGCTAAACTTCTTTTTAATTAATGCGAATGTGTACGCAAGCGGGTTTGCTGGGGCAGCACAGTTAACATCCAGTGTTTTTGAAGATTTCTTAGGTATGCATGTGAGTACAGGAATTCTCCTATTCCTATTTAACATTCCAGTCTTTATATTAGGTTGGTACAAAGTTGGGAAAGGCTTTACAATCTATAGTATTGTTTCTGTTATTTGTGCAACCTTTTTCTTGGAAATATTACCTATCATCTCTGTATCCAATGATATTATTTTAAATACGGTTGTAGGTGGAGTTGTCAGTGGTATTGGTATAGGTCTTTCCTTAAAATGGGGAGCTTCAACAGGCGGGATGGATATCGTCGCAATGGTATTATCACGCTTACAAGATAAGCCAATTGGAATCTATTTCTTAGTGCTCAATGGTGTAATTATTGTGCTTGCAGGTTTTTTATACGAACCTGAAAATGCACTCTATACACTCATCGCACTTTACGTAACAACCGCCGTCATTGACGCTATTCATACACGTCATGAAAAAGTGACAGCGATGATTATTACGCGAAAAGCAGACGAATTGCAATGTGCCATCCACGAAAAAATGGTCCGTGGTATCACGATTCTGCCTGCAAAAGGCGCTTATACAAAAGAAGAGAATAATATGCTATATCTCGTCATTACACGCTATGAGTTGTATGATTTGGAAAAGATTATCGCTGAAGTAGATCCGAATGCCTTTACGAATATCGTTCAGACAGTAGGGATTTTTGGATACTTTAGACGCGAGGGCGAGGAAGTTGTTTAA
- a CDS encoding GNAT family N-acetyltransferase — MFIRLAEPSDAGKLVSLIAEVEQSNFMLFGPGERKITVEQQEKHIEVMKRQETSAIFIAEEEARLLGYLFAIGKNPARTKHSVYVVIGIAEQAREKGVGTKLFTALEKWAIEQEIHRLELTVMTHNEAGIALYKKMGFEIEGTKRHSLWIDGKYIDEYYIAKLL, encoded by the coding sequence ATGTTCATTAGGCTTGCAGAACCTAGCGATGCTGGGAAATTGGTAAGTTTGATAGCAGAAGTAGAGCAGTCAAACTTTATGTTATTTGGTCCTGGTGAAAGGAAAATCACAGTCGAACAACAAGAGAAACACATTGAAGTCATGAAAAGACAAGAAACTTCAGCTATTTTTATTGCAGAAGAAGAAGCGCGGTTATTAGGGTACTTGTTTGCAATTGGCAAAAATCCTGCGCGCACCAAGCATTCGGTCTATGTAGTCATTGGCATCGCTGAACAGGCTAGAGAAAAAGGAGTAGGCACAAAGCTGTTTACAGCGTTGGAAAAGTGGGCAATCGAGCAAGAGATTCATCGGTTGGAATTAACGGTGATGACCCATAATGAAGCTGGCATCGCTCTATATAAGAAAATGGGATTTGAAATTGAAGGTACGAAAAGACATTCTTTATGGATAGATGGAAAATATATTGATGAATATTATATAGCGAAGCTTTTATAG
- a CDS encoding RNA-guided endonuclease TnpB family protein produces the protein MTTITAKIQIYVPDHDVEILESTTSAYRQACNWLSKKIFQTRVLNLANLNNLYYKILRETFGLKSQMAQSAMRTVVARYKSAKSNGHKWSQVRFRLPEYDLVWNRDYSLNQDVFSVNTLSCRLKFKFEKKAMKRYFNGTWKFGTAKLVQKFNKWFLHIPMTKKFAKLKLRNVNHIVGIDLGVNFLATSYDSHGKTTFFSGKQIKQKRGQYKALRKQLAKKQTASARSRIKAIGSRENRYVTDVNHQITKALVERYPRGTCFVLEDLKGVRKSTEKVCVKNRYVHVSLAFHQFREMLTYKATMNGQLVIIVNPAYTSQTCPKCEHKGKANRNKKTHTFCCKNCTYTSNDDRIGAMNLHDKGMKTLRGGTISA, from the coding sequence ATGACGACAATTACGGCTAAAATTCAAATTTACGTGCCTGACCATGACGTTGAAATCCTCGAATCAACAACAAGTGCTTATCGGCAAGCATGTAATTGGTTAAGTAAAAAAATCTTTCAAACGAGAGTCCTAAATCTAGCCAATCTAAACAATCTTTACTACAAAATCCTTCGGGAAACCTTCGGATTAAAAAGCCAAATGGCACAATCGGCTATGAGAACGGTCGTTGCTAGATATAAATCCGCCAAATCAAACGGTCATAAGTGGTCCCAAGTACGTTTTCGGCTGCCCGAATATGATCTCGTTTGGAATCGCGATTACTCGCTCAATCAAGACGTTTTTTCAGTCAACACTTTAAGCTGTCGGTTAAAATTCAAGTTTGAGAAAAAGGCAATGAAACGTTATTTTAATGGCACTTGGAAATTTGGGACGGCTAAACTTGTCCAGAAATTTAACAAATGGTTTCTCCACATCCCCATGACTAAAAAATTTGCGAAATTAAAACTGCGCAATGTAAATCATATAGTCGGCATTGATCTCGGTGTAAACTTTCTCGCAACTTCTTACGATAGCCACGGTAAAACAACCTTCTTTAGCGGCAAACAAATCAAACAGAAGCGCGGTCAATATAAAGCACTACGTAAACAACTAGCCAAAAAACAAACAGCTTCAGCACGTTCAAGAATAAAAGCAATTGGTTCAAGAGAAAACCGTTATGTGACGGATGTCAATCATCAAATCACAAAGGCACTCGTTGAACGCTACCCAAGAGGGACTTGTTTTGTGCTCGAAGATTTGAAAGGTGTACGTAAGTCGACTGAAAAAGTATGCGTTAAAAATAGATATGTACACGTGTCTTTGGCATTCCATCAATTTCGTGAAATGTTAACATATAAAGCAACGATGAATGGACAATTAGTCATCATAGTAAACCCAGCTTATACATCTCAAACATGCCCAAAATGCGAACACAAAGGGAAAGCAAATCGCAATAAAAAAACGCATACTTTCTGTTGTAAAAACTGCACATACACATCAAATGATGACCGTATTGGCGCAATGAATCTCCACGATAAAGGTATGAAAACCTTGCGTGGCGGTACGATTTCGGCATGA
- a CDS encoding DUF1648 domain-containing protein, producing the protein MITIILFVGSLVYLFVSWSTLPDEVPAHYNAFGEVDRWDVNRKW; encoded by the coding sequence GTGATCACAATCATTTTATTCGTCGGAAGTCTTGTTTATTTATTCGTAAGTTGGTCGACCTTACCAGATGAAGTACCAGCGCATTATAATGCATTTGGAGAAGTAGACAGGTGGGACGTAAATCGGAAATGGTGA
- a CDS encoding DUF3021 domain-containing protein has translation MKTFLFRSIIGIFFGAFLAVLFTNAIVIFEGRETLDGALFIKNSIGSILCGWFSAVSPLYFEIPSLKLSQQTALHFVTLFILYFLLAFGFGWIPFTWISFFITILMFVIFYAVIWTCFYIYFRQQAKKLNADLTKLQR, from the coding sequence ATGAAAACATTTTTATTCAGAAGTATAATCGGGATTTTCTTCGGAGCCTTCCTCGCAGTCCTCTTTACAAACGCCATTGTCATTTTTGAAGGACGCGAAACGTTAGACGGTGCTTTATTTATAAAAAACTCAATTGGCTCCATCTTATGCGGTTGGTTCTCTGCGGTCAGTCCACTTTACTTTGAAATTCCATCTTTAAAATTGTCACAGCAAACCGCACTGCATTTCGTGACACTTTTCATCTTATATTTTTTACTCGCTTTCGGATTCGGCTGGATTCCTTTTACATGGATTAGTTTCTTCATCACCATTCTGATGTTCGTCATTTTCTACGCCGTCATTTGGACGTGTTTCTATATATACTTCAGGCAGCAAGCAAAAAAATTGAATGCAGATTTAACAAAACTTCAAAGATAG
- the thiS gene encoding sulfur carrier protein ThiS yields the protein MTKTIELNGNTQEIPKDVESVQQLLEHLNLEERILIVELNKNILNKSAYDQPIMDRDQIEIIHFVGGG from the coding sequence ATGACTAAAACAATTGAACTAAATGGGAACACACAAGAAATCCCAAAAGACGTTGAAAGTGTCCAGCAATTGCTCGAACACTTAAATCTCGAGGAAAGAATTTTAATTGTGGAATTGAATAAAAACATTCTCAATAAAAGCGCTTATGATCAACCGATTATGGACCGTGATCAGATCGAAATTATTCACTTTGTAGGAGGCGGATGA
- a CDS encoding class I SAM-dependent rRNA methyltransferase gives MTKTIDVQLNAKAVAELKKGYPLILKDAVLNPQVLKEEGSIIKLVDRNWRFVAKGYYGVQNKGIGWVLTRKENEAIDFDFFKSRIAAALKRRESLFEDADTTAFRVFNGEGDGIGGLTIDYYDGYYVVSWYSEGIYSLKHHIYNVLEKIVEYKAVYEKKRFDTKGQYIEQDDFVKGEPGDFPIIVKENGMNFAVDLNDGAMTGIFLDQRDVRKAIHDKYAEGRTVLNTFSYTGAFSVAASLGGAAKTVSVDLASRSESKTIEQFSVNGIDYEQQEIRVMDVFDYFRYAKRHELKFGLVILDPPSFARSKKYTFSTARNYPELVKDAIAVTEKNGFIVASTNNASFGMKRFKTFIDRAFKETNTRYKILEESSLPRDFRSNRDFPEFNYLKVVILQKLN, from the coding sequence ATGACAAAAACAATAGACGTACAGTTAAATGCAAAAGCGGTAGCCGAGTTAAAGAAAGGCTATCCATTGATTTTAAAAGACGCGGTTTTGAATCCTCAAGTGTTAAAAGAAGAAGGCAGCATTATCAAACTTGTCGATAGAAACTGGCGCTTTGTCGCAAAAGGTTATTACGGTGTGCAAAATAAAGGAATTGGTTGGGTGCTGACACGCAAAGAAAATGAAGCCATTGACTTTGATTTTTTCAAGTCACGTATTGCAGCAGCACTTAAAAGACGTGAATCTTTATTCGAAGATGCTGACACGACAGCTTTCCGTGTTTTCAACGGAGAAGGCGATGGTATTGGTGGGTTGACAATCGATTATTACGACGGATATTACGTGGTTAGCTGGTATAGTGAAGGGATTTATTCGCTGAAGCATCATATTTATAATGTGCTAGAAAAAATTGTCGAGTACAAAGCTGTTTATGAAAAGAAACGCTTTGATACGAAAGGTCAGTATATTGAACAAGACGATTTTGTGAAAGGTGAGCCTGGCGATTTCCCGATTATCGTCAAAGAAAATGGGATGAACTTTGCCGTTGATTTAAACGACGGTGCGATGACGGGGATTTTCCTTGATCAACGTGATGTGCGAAAAGCGATTCACGATAAGTATGCTGAAGGGCGAACTGTATTGAATACATTTTCATACACGGGTGCATTTTCAGTTGCGGCATCGCTTGGGGGCGCTGCAAAAACAGTTAGCGTTGATCTTGCAAGTAGAAGTGAATCTAAAACGATTGAACAGTTCAGTGTGAATGGTATTGACTATGAACAGCAAGAAATCCGTGTGATGGATGTTTTCGATTATTTCCGTTATGCGAAACGCCATGAATTGAAATTCGGTCTTGTGATTCTGGATCCGCCAAGTTTTGCACGTTCTAAGAAATATACGTTTAGTACAGCAAGGAATTATCCGGAGTTAGTGAAAGACGCCATTGCGGTGACGGAGAAAAATGGCTTTATCGTAGCTTCCACGAATAATGCTTCATTTGGCATGAAACGCTTCAAGACATTTATTGACAGAGCCTTTAAAGAAACAAATACAAGGTATAAAATTTTAGAAGAATCCTCACTACCGAGAGACTTCCGTTCAAATCGAGATTTTCCTGAGTTTAACTATTTAAAAGTTGTTATCTTACAAAAGCTAAATTAA
- a CDS encoding LytTR family DNA-binding domain-containing protein: MKVSLDIDSRFDETLVTIECPELTEDVQEVLTFIKGRTTKFLIGKEGDMQHIIKPNEIHYCHTENEKVIAVTKKGSFQLRERLYELEELLPTHQFIRLSKSVIANLYELSRFEASFNGTLCVHFKSGAKEYVSRTYVKDIKNALQMNRR; encoded by the coding sequence TTGAAAGTTTCTTTAGACATTGACAGTCGTTTTGATGAAACGTTAGTTACCATAGAATGTCCCGAGTTAACCGAGGATGTCCAGGAAGTCTTAACATTTATTAAAGGAAGGACAACAAAGTTCTTAATTGGAAAAGAAGGTGACATGCAACATATTATCAAACCAAATGAAATTCACTATTGCCATACAGAAAACGAAAAAGTCATTGCTGTTACCAAGAAAGGCTCATTCCAACTAAGGGAAAGACTGTATGAATTGGAGGAACTTCTCCCAACTCATCAGTTTATTCGATTATCAAAATCTGTGATTGCCAATTTATATGAACTTAGTCGATTTGAAGCTTCCTTTAATGGAACACTTTGCGTCCATTTTAAATCTGGGGCCAAAGAATATGTTTCGAGAACTTACGTAAAAGACATCAAAAATGCATTACAAATGAACAGGAGGTAA